Proteins encoded in a region of the Deltaproteobacteria bacterium HGW-Deltaproteobacteria-4 genome:
- a CDS encoding DUF2950 domain-containing protein — MNISVLNTINRMIWTVLLTCIVTVVIFISASADAGETADLQTIFPSPVAAVQALVAATKADDLQTIQAILGPGSEELISSGDRVADNASRDKFVASYEEKHSLEARTVDTMILHVGVDDWTMPIPIVKQGESWSFDISQGKQEILNRRIGRNELHVIDVIDAYVAAQHEYASKDCRGGGKVEFAQYFISSPGSHDGLYWQAGEDEEQSPLGPLLARAAQEGYGAENNLSPFHGYYFKILKEQGKDAKGGSYSYVVKGRMILGFALVAYPAEYGNSGVMTFVVNQDGIIFEKDFGENTRSLAEAISVYNPDESWQKVKNLGPAAQGH, encoded by the coding sequence ATGAATATTTCAGTGTTGAACACAATCAACAGAATGATTTGGACGGTCCTGCTCACCTGCATCGTGACCGTAGTCATATTCATTTCAGCTTCGGCGGATGCCGGGGAAACGGCAGATCTGCAGACCATTTTTCCTTCGCCCGTTGCGGCGGTACAGGCGCTGGTTGCGGCAACGAAGGCGGATGATCTGCAAACTATTCAGGCTATCCTCGGGCCAGGCAGCGAGGAATTGATCTCTTCGGGCGACAGGGTCGCAGATAATGCGAGTCGGGATAAATTCGTTGCCTCCTATGAGGAGAAGCACTCTCTGGAGGCCAGGACCGTCGATACCATGATCCTGCATGTCGGCGTCGATGACTGGACTATGCCGATTCCGATCGTCAAGCAGGGAGAGAGTTGGAGTTTTGACATCAGCCAAGGCAAGCAGGAGATCTTGAACCGGAGGATTGGTCGCAATGAACTTCATGTCATCGATGTGATCGATGCCTATGTCGCCGCCCAACACGAATACGCAAGCAAGGATTGCCGTGGAGGGGGCAAAGTCGAATTTGCCCAGTATTTTATCAGCTCGCCGGGCAGTCACGACGGCCTCTACTGGCAGGCCGGAGAGGATGAGGAGCAGAGTCCGCTCGGGCCACTGCTGGCGCGGGCGGCACAGGAAGGGTATGGAGCGGAAAACAATCTGTCACCGTTCCATGGGTATTATTTCAAGATTCTCAAGGAACAGGGCAAAGACGCTAAAGGGGGTTCCTACAGCTATGTGGTCAAGGGGAGAATGATCCTCGGTTTTGCCTTGGTGGCGTACCCCGCAGAATACGGAAATTCCGGCGTTATGACCTTTGTGGTTAATCAGGACGGGATCATCTTCGAGAAGGATTTTGGTGAAAACACCCGAAGCCTTGCCGAAGCTATTTCGGTCTACAATCCCGACGAGAGCTGGCAAAAGGTCAAAAATCTAGGACCGGCCGCTCAGGGGCACTAA
- a CDS encoding DUF3300 domain-containing protein → MRVLAPTLCRMIWIVITLLVLPAGIMAQVAGDFDQEYKFSKEELTQMLAPIALYPDALTAQILMASTYPLEVVEAERWRGQNLHLEGKDLDDALLDMNWDPSVKSLCHFPDILKSMSDKLDQTRKLGDAFLGQEEEVLATVQELRGKAIEQGNLSTTTEQKVIVEDEIVKIEPANPQFIYVPVYDPFYVYGPWWYPAYPPYYWYYPSGFYGGVSIGFSSGIYFGFNTFSWTWFDWPYYRVYIDTNRTRSFHRHYDRRDEIRYVWRHNPQHRKGVAYRDLRTSERFSVRTPRVSSPSDLERRGYPGGRIEQPKVRSLQPRSQRGERQVPSQAPQIRQIPATRPPASVIRREGVTPPRVQSGSDILQRPVQRDNPFRGVGEGSFERRAGERGAISNRSNVMRQQTDGSLGGQLKQRPGGDPRGDVRGGDSRRER, encoded by the coding sequence ATGAGAGTTTTAGCGCCAACCTTGTGCAGGATGATATGGATCGTCATCACTTTATTGGTCCTGCCTGCCGGAATCATGGCTCAGGTCGCAGGTGATTTTGATCAGGAGTACAAATTCAGCAAGGAAGAGTTGACGCAGATGCTTGCGCCGATTGCGCTCTACCCGGATGCATTGACTGCTCAGATCCTGATGGCGTCAACCTATCCGTTGGAAGTGGTGGAGGCGGAGCGCTGGCGAGGCCAGAACTTGCATCTGGAAGGGAAAGATTTGGATGATGCCCTGCTCGACATGAACTGGGATCCCAGTGTCAAATCGCTCTGTCATTTTCCCGACATCCTGAAATCCATGAGCGACAAGCTTGATCAAACCAGGAAACTGGGCGATGCCTTTCTGGGTCAGGAAGAAGAGGTCTTGGCCACTGTTCAGGAGTTGCGCGGTAAGGCCATAGAGCAGGGCAATCTCAGCACGACCACTGAACAGAAGGTGATCGTTGAGGACGAAATTGTCAAGATCGAACCTGCCAATCCGCAGTTCATCTATGTGCCGGTCTACGATCCCTTCTATGTCTACGGTCCATGGTGGTATCCCGCTTATCCCCCTTACTACTGGTACTATCCATCCGGGTTTTACGGTGGAGTCTCTATCGGTTTCAGTTCCGGCATATACTTCGGGTTTAATACCTTCTCATGGACCTGGTTCGACTGGCCGTATTATCGAGTTTATATCGACACCAACCGGACCAGAAGCTTTCACCGGCACTACGACAGACGAGATGAAATCCGGTATGTCTGGAGGCATAATCCTCAACATCGAAAAGGGGTAGCGTACCGGGACCTGAGAACGAGCGAACGTTTCAGCGTGCGGACTCCACGGGTATCATCCCCTTCGGACCTGGAAAGGCGCGGTTATCCGGGAGGACGTATTGAACAACCGAAGGTAAGATCGCTCCAGCCCCGTTCGCAGCGAGGAGAGAGACAGGTTCCGTCGCAGGCACCACAGATACGACAGATTCCTGCAACCAGGCCGCCAGCTTCCGTCATCCGTCGGGAAGGCGTAACTCCGCCTCGGGTGCAGTCCGGGTCTGATATTCTGCAACGTCCGGTGCAACGGGATAACCCCTTCCGAGGGGTTGGCGAAGGAAGTTTCGAGCGCCGGGCAGGTGAGCGCGGCGCGATAAGCAACCGCAGTAATGTCATGCGCCAGCAGACAGACGGGTCCCTGGGTGGACAGTTGAAACAGCGCCCGGGTGGAGATCCCCGCGGTGACGTGCGTGGTGGCGATTCGCGCAGAGAACGTTAG
- a CDS encoding ABC transporter permease, with amino-acid sequence MTLTKLVYKNITRRRGRFVFTLLGITIGIASFVTFMSMGGSLKNEIYRETAALGANLVVIPKGSCGYEQLSILTGDQMPTNISAAEIASIRAIQGLTVVPFLAQQSAINNKPVTVSGIEPAATLAFKRWQINQGNYFSSPDENGVVLGAAAARQFELKPGGSVTIRGELLPILGILGETGGRDDATIFLPLPLAQRLFNAADNVSYAAIRVEHLAETERYIEEIRVATGLGVVSDKQMLQSVLGIVGTVNITLQLIAAVAVIAAAFGIVNTMMAATYERKREIGILQALGARRRTIFTLFMLESGFYGLIGGITGVIFGLATATLATPYISQNAFTTLVKGSGSGALLDINIIIGSIFFSAVVAIVAGIYPAWKAARLTPVEAISYE; translated from the coding sequence ATGACCCTCACTAAACTTGTTTACAAAAATATTACCCGTCGCCGGGGCCGCTTCGTCTTTACCCTCCTCGGCATCACCATAGGCATCGCTTCATTTGTCACCTTCATGTCGATGGGGGGGAGCCTGAAGAACGAGATCTACCGGGAAACTGCTGCTCTCGGTGCCAATCTCGTTGTCATCCCCAAGGGCTCCTGCGGCTATGAGCAGCTGTCAATCCTCACCGGCGACCAGATGCCGACCAACATCTCCGCAGCAGAGATCGCCAGTATCCGTGCCATCCAGGGGCTGACGGTCGTCCCCTTCCTCGCTCAGCAAAGCGCCATCAATAACAAACCGGTCACCGTCAGCGGTATTGAACCGGCGGCCACCCTGGCCTTCAAGCGCTGGCAGATCAACCAGGGAAATTATTTTAGTTCTCCGGATGAAAACGGTGTTGTGCTCGGAGCCGCCGCCGCCCGGCAGTTTGAGCTCAAACCGGGGGGGAGCGTCACCATCCGCGGTGAGCTGCTGCCGATTCTCGGCATCCTCGGCGAAACCGGCGGACGTGATGATGCCACCATTTTCCTCCCTCTGCCGTTGGCACAGCGACTCTTCAACGCGGCCGACAACGTCTCTTACGCCGCCATTCGCGTTGAGCACCTGGCCGAGACCGAACGCTATATCGAAGAGATCCGGGTCGCGACCGGTCTGGGAGTCGTCTCTGATAAACAGATGCTCCAATCAGTCCTCGGTATTGTCGGAACCGTCAACATCACCCTGCAGCTGATTGCCGCGGTGGCGGTCATCGCTGCCGCCTTCGGTATCGTCAATACGATGATGGCCGCCACCTACGAGCGGAAGCGTGAAATCGGCATCCTCCAGGCCCTCGGTGCCAGACGGCGGACGATCTTCACGCTCTTCATGCTCGAATCTGGATTTTACGGTCTCATCGGCGGCATCACCGGCGTCATATTTGGCCTGGCAACCGCCACCCTTGCCACCCCTTACATCAGTCAGAATGCCTTTACGACACTGGTCAAAGGCTCGGGAAGCGGCGCCCTGCTCGATATAAACATCATCATCGGCTCCATCTTCTTCTCAGCCGTTGTCGCCATCGTCGCCGGCATCTACCCGGCCTGGAAAGCGGCGCGACTCACTCCGGTAGAGGCGATCAGCTATGAATAA
- a CDS encoding lipoprotein-releasing system ATP-binding protein LolD: MNNIIRTEHAAKTYTVGEITTSALKDVSLNIPQGSFTCIVGPSGHGKSTLMHLIGGLDRPSSGKIYIGDMEISTIANTDLARLRGQRIGFVFQFFNLLQGLTAIENVEIAMMLTGVAEPEQRNRAEKLLALVGLAEKAGSKPGQLSGGQQQRVAIARALANDPDILLLDEPTGNLDSVAEAEVLDLLQDLHRQGKTVIIVTHSDEVAKRAERIIRVKDGLIAA; the protein is encoded by the coding sequence ATGAATAACATCATCCGCACAGAACATGCCGCTAAGACCTATACGGTCGGTGAAATCACCACCTCCGCCCTCAAGGATGTCTCCCTGAATATCCCCCAGGGATCTTTCACCTGCATTGTCGGCCCCTCCGGTCATGGCAAAAGTACCCTCATGCACCTTATCGGCGGACTCGACCGGCCAAGCAGCGGCAAAATCTACATCGGCGACATGGAGATCAGTACCATTGCCAATACTGATCTGGCGAGACTGCGCGGCCAGCGGATCGGTTTTGTCTTTCAGTTCTTCAACCTGCTGCAGGGTTTGACTGCTATCGAGAATGTCGAAATTGCCATGATGCTGACCGGGGTGGCTGAACCGGAGCAACGGAACCGTGCCGAGAAGTTACTGGCACTGGTCGGTCTGGCAGAAAAAGCCGGGTCGAAACCGGGGCAACTCTCTGGCGGCCAGCAGCAACGGGTGGCTATTGCACGGGCGCTGGCGAATGATCCCGACATCCTGCTGCTCGATGAACCGACCGGCAACCTCGACTCCGTCGCCGAAGCAGAAGTTCTGGACCTCCTGCAGGACCTGCATCGTCAGGGGAAAACAGTGATCATTGTCACCCACAGTGACGAAGTTGCCAAACGGGCCGAACGGATTATCCGCGTCAAAGACGGGCTGATTGCCGCCTGA
- a CDS encoding UDP-2,3-diacylglucosamine diphosphatase: MKDLFLADAHLLNPEDDNYRRLLALLQREEGQVRTLYLLGDIFEFWVGYKHVVFTPYVPILEALRRLHESGTSIVWIEGNHDFHLGPFVRDTLQATIFPEEATITLDGNKIFLCHGDLIDAGDKGYRLYRTFLRSHFVGKLVDLFVSPDRLWRFSRFLSARSKAKRCDHPRRDPRPLLIDHARQRFSEGYQVVITGHFHTPIIEAIPEGLVIALGDAMEQPSYVIYEDGNFHLATF, encoded by the coding sequence ATGAAAGACCTTTTTCTTGCCGATGCGCACCTTCTGAATCCGGAAGATGACAACTACCGCCGCCTCCTGGCGCTATTGCAGCGCGAAGAGGGGCAGGTTCGCACCCTCTATCTCCTCGGCGACATCTTTGAGTTCTGGGTCGGATACAAGCATGTCGTCTTTACCCCTTATGTGCCGATCCTCGAAGCACTGCGCCGCCTGCACGAAAGCGGCACCAGTATTGTCTGGATCGAAGGGAATCATGATTTTCATCTCGGCCCCTTCGTGCGCGACACTTTGCAGGCAACGATCTTTCCGGAAGAGGCAACCATCACCCTGGACGGCAACAAGATCTTTCTCTGCCACGGCGACTTGATCGACGCTGGAGATAAAGGTTACCGCCTTTACCGCACCTTCCTGCGTAGTCATTTTGTCGGTAAACTGGTCGACCTCTTTGTCTCACCCGACCGCCTCTGGCGCTTCTCCCGTTTTCTGAGTGCCCGGAGCAAAGCGAAACGGTGCGATCATCCCCGCCGAGATCCGCGTCCCCTGCTCATTGACCACGCCCGGCAACGTTTCAGCGAGGGCTACCAGGTCGTTATCACCGGTCACTTCCACACCCCCATCATTGAAGCCATACCAGAGGGGCTGGTGATTGCTCTCGGCGACGCTATGGAGCAGCCCTCTTACGTTATTTATGAAGATGGCAATTTTCACCTGGCAACGTTCTAA
- a CDS encoding ribonuclease BN-like protein — protein MTMKSRLQQVRDFLLRGLWEADPVELRAGKRLLRKMLQFVTAVVREFFADNCLLHASALAFTTILSFVPFLAVMFSLLKGFGAEVDLEILVLNHLALGSEEVVDAVFTYISNTSMTKLGTFGVIFLLLTVLSLLNSIEKSFNYIWRVNETRSLARLFSDYLSITIFGPVLILAAISMTTTLESQALVQYLVGMDVIGIIILTLFKIFPYLAMWAVFTGLYLFMPNTRISLRAALLGGAFGGILWQLLQWGYVTFQVGVTRNNAIYGTMAALPVFMLWIYISWVIVLLGLEVTFAIQNFRTIRQEFRGDTLSADGRESVALAIFLSAAATFIKGEKPLTAEDFSLRLNLSHRFTQQSLSFLIQCGFLSEVAQGKDSLNAYQPAIDVGSLSLHELLERMRSEGDDVKLVRMGSAGRVVEELYSRLLAAQNSTLDGVTLRELVEKMEGDDAAEGQKGK, from the coding sequence ATGACAATGAAGAGTCGTCTCCAGCAAGTCCGGGATTTTCTCCTGCGCGGGCTGTGGGAAGCTGATCCTGTCGAACTGCGTGCCGGTAAACGTCTTCTTCGCAAGATGCTGCAGTTTGTCACGGCGGTCGTCCGCGAATTTTTTGCTGATAACTGCCTTCTCCATGCTTCCGCTTTGGCTTTTACAACGATTCTCTCCTTTGTCCCCTTTCTCGCCGTCATGTTTTCTCTGTTAAAAGGCTTTGGTGCTGAAGTCGATCTGGAGATTCTCGTCCTTAACCATCTCGCTCTCGGTTCCGAAGAGGTCGTCGATGCCGTCTTTACCTATATCAGCAATACCAGCATGACAAAACTCGGGACTTTTGGTGTCATATTTTTGTTGCTGACGGTCTTGAGCCTCCTTAACAGTATCGAAAAGAGCTTTAACTATATCTGGCGGGTCAATGAGACGCGCTCGCTGGCACGACTCTTTTCGGACTACCTTTCCATTACCATCTTTGGCCCGGTTTTAATTCTGGCGGCGATTTCGATGACCACGACACTGGAAAGTCAGGCCTTGGTCCAGTATCTCGTCGGGATGGATGTCATCGGCATTATTATTCTGACCCTCTTTAAAATTTTTCCTTACCTCGCCATGTGGGCGGTCTTTACCGGGTTGTATCTTTTTATGCCGAACACCCGCATCTCACTCCGTGCGGCTCTTCTCGGCGGTGCTTTTGGGGGTATCCTTTGGCAGTTGTTGCAGTGGGGATATGTTACTTTTCAGGTCGGAGTCACTCGCAACAATGCCATTTACGGAACGATGGCGGCGTTGCCGGTCTTTATGCTCTGGATTTACATCTCCTGGGTGATCGTCCTTTTGGGCCTTGAGGTCACCTTTGCCATTCAAAATTTTCGTACGATCCGCCAGGAGTTTCGCGGTGACACGTTGAGCGCTGATGGCCGTGAGTCTGTTGCTCTCGCAATTTTTCTCTCTGCCGCCGCCACTTTTATTAAGGGAGAAAAACCCCTCACCGCTGAAGATTTTTCCTTGCGTTTGAACCTTTCTCATCGCTTTACCCAGCAGAGTCTTTCCTTTTTGATCCAATGTGGTTTTTTAAGTGAAGTGGCTCAGGGGAAGGATAGTTTAAACGCTTATCAGCCGGCCATTGATGTTGGTAGCCTGTCGCTGCACGAACTGCTGGAGCGGATGCGGAGTGAGGGGGATGACGTCAAGCTGGTGCGGATGGGATCGGCCGGTCGTGTTGTCGAGGAATTATACAGCCGCCTCCTTGCTGCCCAGAATAGCACTCTTGACGGGGTTACTCTGCGGGAATTAGTTGAAAAGATGGAAGGCGATGATGCTGCGGAGGGACAGAAGGGGAAGTAG
- a CDS encoding insulinase family protein, whose product MKKISYLVCVLSVLLVGCSAPPFRPDQISTPPLHFAVPQIEPIILTNGIRVYLKEDHELPLIQLTVMAPGGAINDPAEKAGLASLLAKSLRTAGTGSRSAEEMDIDLEQLAADFSVSADTYALTFDLSLLASDLVGGLDLLQEVLRTPAFEVERLELARKQTLEAIRRQNDHPQAIASRTLLQAIYGDHPLGRTPTEATVTAISREDLLAAYQGSFSPEKLWIAVSGDFDREQLLAGLEARFASWPAQQPVPQILPPLVDGNAGVVIHGQKDLPQSVVMLGQVGIDKGAPDQHAVRVMNFILGGGGFNSRMMKEIREERGLAYSVYSYFQVGRFLPGPFIAQCETKSSTTIEALKLMLAAMETIREQPVRAEELHIAKESLNNSFVFSFANPHEVVTQAMRLDFYDYPDDYLESYRDKVEALSLTDIQQAARDHLQPEQLSIVLIGNEQGFEASLTTLGFPLVRLATP is encoded by the coding sequence ATGAAAAAAATATCGTATCTCGTTTGCGTTCTTTCTGTTCTGTTGGTCGGCTGTAGCGCCCCCCCTTTCCGCCCGGATCAGATTTCGACTCCGCCGCTGCATTTCGCGGTGCCGCAGATCGAACCGATTATTTTAACCAACGGCATCCGTGTCTACCTCAAGGAAGATCATGAACTTCCCTTGATTCAGCTGACGGTGATGGCGCCCGGCGGGGCGATTAATGATCCGGCAGAGAAAGCCGGTCTGGCCAGCCTTCTGGCGAAAAGTTTACGAACCGCCGGGACCGGGAGTCGTTCGGCCGAGGAGATGGATATTGATCTCGAACAGTTGGCGGCAGATTTTAGTGTCTCTGCCGATACCTATGCTTTAACTTTCGACCTCTCTCTTTTAGCCAGTGATCTTGTGGGTGGTCTTGATCTGTTGCAGGAAGTCCTGCGCACCCCCGCCTTTGAGGTCGAGCGCCTGGAATTGGCCCGCAAACAGACGCTCGAAGCGATTCGCCGGCAGAACGACCACCCGCAGGCGATTGCCAGCCGCACGCTGCTGCAGGCGATTTATGGCGATCATCCTTTGGGACGGACTCCAACCGAAGCCACCGTAACAGCGATCAGCCGGGAGGATCTGCTTGCCGCCTACCAGGGAAGCTTTTCTCCGGAAAAACTCTGGATCGCTGTTTCCGGTGATTTTGATCGGGAGCAGCTCCTTGCCGGGTTGGAAGCCCGTTTTGCTTCCTGGCCTGCGCAACAACCTGTCCCGCAGATCCTTCCCCCCCTGGTTGACGGTAACGCCGGGGTTGTTATTCATGGTCAGAAAGATCTGCCGCAGAGCGTCGTGATGCTTGGTCAGGTTGGTATTGACAAAGGGGCTCCTGATCAGCACGCGGTGAGGGTGATGAACTTTATCCTCGGTGGCGGGGGGTTTAACTCGCGGATGATGAAGGAGATTCGTGAAGAGCGCGGACTGGCTTATTCCGTTTACTCTTATTTTCAGGTCGGCAGATTCCTCCCCGGACCCTTTATTGCTCAGTGCGAGACCAAGAGCAGTACGACCATCGAAGCCCTGAAGCTGATGCTGGCTGCCATGGAGACAATTCGGGAGCAACCGGTGCGTGCCGAAGAACTGCACATCGCGAAAGAGAGTTTGAATAATTCTTTTGTCTTTTCATTTGCCAACCCACATGAGGTTGTCACCCAGGCGATGCGTCTCGATTTCTATGATTATCCGGATGATTATCTTGAGAGCTATCGCGACAAGGTCGAGGCGTTAAGTCTTACCGATATTCAGCAGGCCGCTCGCGATCACCTGCAGCCGGAGCAATTGTCCATAGTCTTGATCGGCAATGAACAGGGATTTGAGGCATCGCTGACGACACTGGGATTTCCGCTGGTAAGGCTCGCGACGCCCTAA
- a CDS encoding insulinase family protein codes for MNVNGLRLLLFLFFCLPGLATAGLAERVQEHRFANGLTLLVVERHDSPTLAAYITLRVGSVDETSENRGVAHLLEHMLFKGTKTLGTKDYRREKPLLDAIEAAGAEYDRLRLAPQLNARRIAELEAQLKSLQEQRRQYDVPQEVAELYAKNGGVGYNAFTSKDLTSYVIELPANKLELWAGIESDRMRHSIFRDFYTERQVVMEERRRSYDSNPDGLLYENLLATAFTLHPYRHPIIGWMSDIDHLSLEKTRAFHERYYVPANTVIALVGDIDFVAAREMVERYFGKIPAGIPTPPIVAGEPEQRGEKRTAISFDAEPRVMIAFHKPTLPSRDDYIFDLIIGLLGEGRTSRLYQGLVVRDQLAANISTFTAPGSRYDNLFAISATPRAPHTSVEVETAIYHELKRLEDEEIGAEELERVRNRLRVDFLRNLQKNSALAQMLTYYQTVTGDWRYLLRYDEELASITPAEIQAAARRYFTPENRTVITLARAGGGE; via the coding sequence ATGAATGTTAACGGTTTGAGACTCCTGCTGTTTTTATTTTTTTGCCTGCCGGGTTTGGCCACAGCTGGCCTTGCTGAGCGGGTTCAGGAACATCGCTTTGCCAACGGTTTGACTCTGCTCGTTGTCGAGCGTCACGATTCGCCGACTTTAGCGGCTTACATCACCCTGCGGGTCGGCTCTGTTGATGAAACGAGTGAAAACCGGGGTGTTGCCCATCTGCTGGAACATATGCTCTTCAAGGGGACCAAGACCCTTGGCACCAAAGATTATCGGCGCGAAAAGCCGCTCCTTGATGCGATCGAGGCTGCTGGAGCCGAATATGACCGACTGCGCCTGGCGCCGCAGCTTAACGCCCGGCGCATCGCCGAGCTTGAGGCACAGCTGAAGTCATTGCAGGAACAACGCCGCCAATATGACGTCCCCCAGGAGGTGGCCGAGCTTTACGCCAAAAATGGCGGGGTTGGCTACAATGCTTTTACCAGTAAGGATCTGACCAGTTACGTTATCGAACTCCCCGCCAACAAACTTGAACTCTGGGCGGGCATCGAATCGGACCGTATGCGTCACTCCATTTTCCGTGATTTTTACACTGAGCGGCAGGTGGTCATGGAAGAGCGGCGGCGTTCCTATGACAGTAATCCTGATGGCCTTCTTTACGAAAATTTGCTGGCCACAGCTTTTACCCTTCATCCCTACCGGCATCCGATCATCGGCTGGATGTCTGACATCGACCATTTGAGTCTGGAGAAGACCCGGGCCTTTCATGAGCGCTATTATGTCCCGGCCAACACCGTGATCGCCTTGGTCGGCGATATCGATTTTGTCGCTGCCAGGGAGATGGTAGAGCGCTACTTTGGTAAGATTCCGGCCGGCATACCGACCCCGCCGATCGTGGCCGGCGAACCGGAGCAGCGCGGGGAGAAACGGACTGCGATCAGTTTCGATGCTGAGCCGCGTGTGATGATCGCGTTTCACAAACCGACCCTGCCGAGCCGAGATGATTATATCTTTGATCTGATCATTGGACTTCTCGGCGAAGGTCGGACCTCCCGTCTTTACCAAGGGCTGGTCGTCAGAGATCAACTCGCCGCGAATATATCGACCTTTACCGCTCCCGGTTCCCGTTATGACAATCTCTTTGCCATTAGCGCCACGCCGCGTGCGCCTCATACCTCCGTTGAAGTGGAAACAGCCATTTATCACGAATTAAAGCGGCTGGAGGATGAGGAAATCGGTGCTGAAGAACTCGAACGCGTGCGCAACCGCTTGCGCGTCGACTTTTTGAGAAATCTGCAGAAGAATAGTGCACTTGCGCAGATGCTCACATATTACCAGACTGTGACAGGGGATTGGCGTTATCTCCTTCGTTATGATGAGGAACTGGCGAGCATTACGCCGGCGGAGATTCAGGCTGCGGCGCGCCGTTATTTTACCCCGGAGAATCGTACCGTCATCACTCTTGCCCGCGCCGGAGGTGGTGAATGA